A single region of the Geobacillus subterraneus genome encodes:
- a CDS encoding M14 family zinc carboxypeptidase, translating to MDKKKMIGGALAVGLLAFSPWTAAQAGPVKWTNVNAFEEQNGSLFNQENYDFVKFSQIGAKLNEIEKRSNRVKVEVRGTSVNGYPLYVVTIADPSTRGKFGKIQALRKQMFKNPGKAQEWVANNEDFKVPIMINGSIHGTEFVGTDAILQLIERFATQNDHVTKQILANTVLIFNVVQNPDGRVQATRFNGVGIDLNRDFITQSQPETRETVELIKEWNPMVFLDTHGYVKNYGPNLQGLIEPCTPPHNPNYEYDLYIKWALEQAKAMEAEILADKASYQGELYKSMEGVYIPYRDDAAGWDDYPPIFTPMYAMYHGAYGHTLEAPTNDWDGVRWQYNAIMGALKFAVEHKQEMIADQIEMFKRGITFSHPHHPEGFFPNAYILPVDETDPTVTLKAVEHLLRNDIEVKQAAQPFTVGGTTYPKGTYIVPMDQAKAGLANTMLWDGEDITDDTPAMYDISAWSLPELWGFAAIPVNEKVNVPATNVGNVQVQGSLTGKGPYLIPNSSVSAVRLVNTLLQQGIAVKRDERGNFYVEAPANRIAAAVKESGLHISTAAVPADAEPITSVRIALLKDGGMNKQQSHSGTKLALQRLGFQVTELTPVEVAANGLDGFDVFIYSGTENLISFKLSAANKEFGLQSAEQYNAFKANVTAFVQHGGKYIAVGAGASRATYTLGLTDDTVHIGGSNSNGIVRVNYSGTGTTVGYGQDDIGFVYRPVWYTNTGNDIIEATFMNDSGFFVAGHWKNRDAAQGAAVIVRERNADVTLIGLEAGFRDHTDYLFRLLANAIWENKSL from the coding sequence ATGGATAAAAAGAAAATGATCGGCGGCGCGCTTGCCGTTGGTTTGCTGGCCTTTTCCCCTTGGACAGCTGCGCAAGCCGGACCGGTCAAATGGACGAACGTCAATGCGTTTGAAGAACAAAACGGAAGCTTGTTTAACCAAGAAAACTATGACTTTGTCAAGTTTTCGCAAATCGGCGCCAAACTGAACGAAATTGAAAAGCGGTCGAACCGCGTCAAGGTGGAAGTGAGAGGAACATCAGTGAACGGTTATCCGCTTTATGTCGTCACGATTGCCGACCCGTCGACGCGCGGCAAATTCGGCAAAATTCAGGCGCTCCGGAAGCAAATGTTCAAAAATCCGGGCAAAGCGCAAGAATGGGTGGCGAACAACGAAGACTTCAAAGTGCCGATTATGATCAACGGTTCAATCCATGGAACTGAATTTGTCGGCACGGACGCCATTCTTCAACTGATTGAACGGTTCGCCACACAAAACGATCACGTGACGAAACAAATTTTAGCGAACACCGTCCTCATTTTTAACGTCGTGCAAAACCCGGATGGACGCGTGCAGGCGACGCGGTTTAACGGCGTGGGAATCGACTTGAACCGCGATTTTATCACCCAGTCGCAACCGGAAACACGGGAAACCGTAGAATTAATCAAAGAATGGAATCCCATGGTCTTCCTTGATACGCATGGGTATGTCAAAAACTATGGGCCGAACCTGCAAGGGCTGATCGAGCCTTGCACGCCGCCGCATAACCCGAACTATGAATATGATTTGTACATCAAATGGGCGCTCGAGCAGGCAAAAGCGATGGAAGCGGAAATTCTGGCCGACAAAGCCTCTTATCAAGGCGAACTGTACAAATCGATGGAAGGCGTCTATATTCCGTATCGAGACGACGCGGCCGGCTGGGATGACTATCCGCCGATTTTCACGCCTATGTACGCCATGTACCATGGCGCTTACGGTCACACGCTCGAAGCGCCAACTAACGATTGGGACGGCGTTCGTTGGCAATACAACGCGATTATGGGCGCGTTGAAATTCGCTGTTGAACATAAGCAAGAAATGATCGCCGACCAAATTGAAATGTTTAAACGTGGAATTACATTCAGCCATCCGCATCATCCGGAAGGCTTTTTCCCGAACGCCTATATTTTGCCGGTCGATGAAACTGATCCGACCGTCACCTTAAAAGCGGTGGAACATCTGCTCCGCAATGACATTGAAGTGAAACAGGCGGCGCAGCCGTTTACCGTAGGCGGGACAACGTATCCGAAAGGGACGTACATCGTTCCGATGGACCAGGCAAAAGCGGGCTTAGCCAACACAATGCTTTGGGATGGCGAAGACATTACGGACGATACGCCGGCGATGTATGACATCTCGGCATGGAGTTTGCCGGAATTATGGGGATTTGCGGCCATCCCTGTTAACGAGAAGGTGAACGTCCCAGCGACAAACGTAGGAAACGTCCAAGTGCAAGGGTCGTTAACCGGGAAAGGCCCGTACCTCATTCCGAACAGCTCGGTCAGCGCCGTCCGTCTCGTGAATACGCTGTTGCAACAAGGCATTGCCGTCAAACGCGATGAGCGCGGAAACTTCTATGTGGAAGCGCCGGCCAACCGCATCGCAGCAGCGGTGAAAGAATCGGGACTGCATATTTCTACCGCCGCTGTTCCGGCTGATGCCGAACCGATTACAAGCGTCCGCATCGCCCTATTGAAGGACGGCGGGATGAATAAACAGCAATCCCATTCCGGCACGAAGCTGGCGCTGCAGCGCCTCGGCTTCCAAGTGACTGAATTGACGCCTGTCGAAGTGGCCGCAAACGGTCTTGACGGATTTGACGTCTTTATTTACAGCGGCACGGAAAACTTGATTTCTTTCAAATTGAGTGCCGCCAATAAAGAGTTTGGCTTGCAAAGCGCAGAGCAGTACAACGCCTTCAAAGCCAACGTCACCGCATTTGTCCAACATGGCGGCAAATATATCGCTGTCGGCGCTGGGGCGTCAAGAGCGACCTACACGCTCGGCCTCACCGATGACACGGTTCATATCGGCGGCTCAAACAGCAACGGCATCGTCCGCGTCAACTACAGCGGCACAGGGACAACCGTCGGCTACGGCCAAGACGACATCGGCTTTGTGTACCGCCCGGTATGGTATACAAATACGGGCAATGATATCATCGAAGCGACATTTATGAACGATTCAGGCTTCTTCGTCGCCGGGCATTGGAAAAACCGCGATGCTGCCCAAGGGGCGGCTGTCATTGTCCGCGAACGAAACGCCGACGTCACGTTGATCGGGCTTGAAGCTGGATTCCGTGACCATACCGACTACCTGTTCCGCCTGCTGGCGAACGCCATCTGGGAAAACAAATCGCTATGA